A genomic segment from Spinacia oleracea cultivar Varoflay chromosome 3, BTI_SOV_V1, whole genome shotgun sequence encodes:
- the LOC110783480 gene encoding DNA mismatch repair protein MSH7-like, translating to MNLLILLHNDEHLMSLLSKVLDIPQLSEHNALSEFLSQFEAAIDSDFPKYQDHDATEADAETLSILIELFVEKASQWSQVIFALCCIDVLRSFSAIAIDSSGSMCRPSILPQSTSNTVCQNSKGPILNIKGLWHPFALRENGVPVPNDMILGEGTNGHHPRTLLLTGPNMGGKSTLLRAACLAVILAQLGCYVPSEMCVLSVADTIFTRLGATDRIMTGESKFHNSLFH from the exons ATGAACTTACTTATTTTGCTACACAATGACGAGCATCTCATGTCGTTGCTATCAAAAGTCCTGGACATCCCGCAGCTTAGTGAGCATAATGCCCTTAGTGAGTTTCTTAGCCAGTTTGAAGCGGCTATTGACAGTGACTTCCCCAAATATCAG GACCATGATGCAACAGAAGCCGATGCTGAGACACTTTCTATTTTGATTGAGTTGTTTGTTGAGAAAGCTAGTCAATGGTCTCAAGTAATATTTGCCCTATGTTGCATAGATGTACTAAGATCGTTTTCTGCCATCGCAATTGATTCAAGTGGATCTATGTGCCGGCCTTCTATTCTACCACAATCTACTTCTAATACGGTTTGCCAAAATAGCAAAGGACCTATACTGAATATTAAAGGATTGTGGCATCCATTTGCTCTAAGAGAAAATGGAGTTCCTGTCCCAAATGATATGATACTGGGAGAGGGTACAAATGGCCATCATCCCCGGACTCTGCTGTTGACTGGACCAAACATGGGGGGAAAATCAACTCTCTTGCGTGCTGCCTGTCTAGCAGTTATATTGGCACag CTTGGCTGCTATGTGCCAAGTGAGATGTGTGTGCTATCAGTTGCTGACACTATTTTCACGAGGCTTGGTGCAACTGATCGGATTATGACCGGTGAAAGTAAGTTTCACAATAGCCTTTTCCACTAA